In a single window of the Caproicibacterium sp. BJN0003 genome:
- a CDS encoding saccharopine dehydrogenase family protein — protein MKKALIIGCGGVASVAIHKCCQNSDVFEEICIASRTKSKCDTLKEKLQNTTKTKITTAQVDANDVDALVALIKKVQPGVVMNLALPYQDLKIMDACLATKTNYMDTANYEPEDTAKFEYSWQWAYRKKFEEAGITALLGSGFDPGVTGVFSAYALKHQFDEINYIDILDCNAGDHGYPFATNFNPEINIREVSAKGSYWENGHWIETEPMEIKRVYDFPQIGPKDMYLLHHEELESLALNMPGIHRIRFFMTFGQSYLTHLKCLEDVGMTSIKPINFEGKEIVPLQFLKAVLPDPSSLGPRTKGKTNIGCIFRGKKNGKDKNYYLYNVSDHQECYREVGSQAVAYTTGVPAMIGGMMLLTETWKKPGVHNIEEFDPDPFMDALNRWGLPWQESFHPDLVE, from the coding sequence ATGAAAAAAGCTTTAATTATCGGCTGCGGAGGTGTTGCAAGTGTTGCAATCCATAAATGCTGCCAAAACAGCGATGTATTTGAAGAAATCTGCATTGCAAGCCGTACAAAGTCAAAATGCGATACATTGAAAGAAAAACTTCAAAATACCACAAAGACAAAGATTACGACTGCACAGGTAGACGCTAATGACGTCGACGCACTGGTTGCACTCATTAAGAAAGTACAGCCGGGAGTTGTGATGAACCTAGCGTTACCCTATCAAGATTTAAAAATTATGGATGCCTGTCTTGCCACCAAGACCAATTATATGGATACTGCTAACTATGAGCCCGAAGATACCGCTAAATTCGAATATAGCTGGCAATGGGCCTACCGTAAAAAATTTGAAGAAGCAGGCATCACTGCTCTTTTGGGCAGCGGATTTGACCCCGGCGTCACCGGCGTTTTTTCCGCCTATGCGCTAAAACATCAGTTTGATGAAATCAACTATATTGATATTTTGGACTGCAATGCCGGTGACCACGGCTATCCGTTTGCAACCAACTTCAACCCCGAAATCAATATCCGTGAAGTCTCCGCAAAGGGCAGCTACTGGGAAAATGGCCATTGGATAGAAACAGAGCCGATGGAAATCAAGCGTGTTTATGATTTTCCACAAATTGGCCCTAAAGATATGTATCTTCTGCATCACGAGGAATTGGAATCCTTAGCGCTTAACATGCCTGGAATTCATCGGATTCGCTTTTTCATGACCTTTGGGCAAAGTTATTTGACTCATTTAAAATGTCTGGAAGACGTCGGTATGACCTCTATCAAGCCAATCAATTTCGAGGGCAAAGAGATCGTTCCACTTCAGTTCCTAAAAGCTGTTCTGCCGGATCCCTCTTCTCTGGGGCCGCGTACCAAAGGAAAAACAAATATTGGTTGTATTTTCCGCGGAAAGAAAAATGGAAAAGATAAAAATTATTATCTTTATAATGTCTCTGACCATCAGGAATGCTATCGCGAAGTTGGTTCTCAAGCGGTTGCCTATACGACCGGAGTTCCTGCCATGATCGGCGGCATGATGCTTTTAACCGAAACCTGGAAAAAGCCCGGCGTTCACAATATTGAAGAATTTGACCCGGATCCTTTCATGGATGCTTTAAACCGCTGGGGACTTCCATGGCAGGAAAGTTTTCACCCCGACTTGGTGGAGTAA
- the speD gene encoding adenosylmethionine decarboxylase: MAEKITLYGFNNLTKSLSFNIYDVCYAKSPREQKDYISYINEQYNSERLTKILMHLTEMIGAHVLSLSKQDYKPQGASVTLLIAEETMIPASDTVVAHLDKSHVTVHTYPEYHPESCLATFRVDIDVATCGTITPLSTLDYLIGSFDSDIITMDYRVRGFTRDVTGKKLFMDHPMTSIQNYIDPKTLLRYDAIDINVYEANLFHTKMLIKDIDLQNYLFNTDVYELPPKERLSIMSRLRREMIEIFSGRNIY, from the coding sequence ATGGCTGAAAAAATCACTTTATATGGATTTAACAATCTTACAAAATCTTTAAGCTTCAATATCTATGATGTTTGTTATGCGAAAAGCCCCAGAGAACAAAAAGATTATATTTCTTATATTAATGAACAATATAATTCAGAGCGCTTAACAAAAATTTTAATGCATTTAACAGAAATGATCGGTGCACATGTACTGAGTCTGTCCAAGCAGGATTATAAGCCACAGGGAGCAAGTGTAACCCTGCTGATTGCCGAAGAAACCATGATTCCCGCGAGTGACACCGTTGTTGCTCACCTTGATAAAAGCCATGTGACTGTCCATACCTATCCCGAATACCATCCGGAATCCTGTCTTGCAACTTTTCGAGTTGATATTGATGTTGCCACCTGTGGAACGATTACACCGCTTTCTACTTTGGATTATCTGATTGGTTCTTTTGATTCCGATATTATCACAATGGATTACCGGGTACGCGGTTTTACAAGAGATGTAACCGGGAAAAAACTCTTTATGGATCACCCCATGACTTCCATTCAAAACTATATCGATCCAAAGACCCTGCTGCGATATGATGCAATTGATATTAATGTATATGAAGCAAATCTTTTTCACACAAAGATGCTAATTAAAGACATCGACCTGCAAAATTATCTTTTCAACACCGATGTCTATGAACTTCCTCCGAAAGAACGCCTCTCCATCATGAGTCGGCTTCGTCGGGAAATGATCGAAATCTTCAGCGGGCGCAATATTTACTGA
- a CDS encoding LysR family transcriptional regulator, with protein MEYRLTTFLAVCKKMNFTRAAEDLHITQPAVSQHIRLLEEEYGTKLFIHEGKRIHLTPAGKFLRDTVIKMQNDENVLHGKLAFFETGKQVFKLGATRTIGEFSLETKLSSYIKAHPEIELHFIVDNTENLLHQIDEGSLPCAFVEGFFDLNQYDFAPFRTENFLAVCSKNHLFHHKIKTVYDLTDETLLLREPGSGTREILKQFLYFQNMRIENFHNIVQIDSMHVILKLLEQDAGISFMYQMAAQKRIQQDILRSIPLRGLPVQHELSLVWKRGSQYSKEYKALCQDFSKE; from the coding sequence ATGGAATACCGACTCACTACATTCCTAGCAGTCTGCAAAAAAATGAATTTTACGCGTGCTGCAGAAGATCTTCATATTACACAGCCAGCAGTATCACAGCATATCAGGCTTTTAGAAGAAGAATATGGAACAAAGTTATTTATACATGAAGGAAAACGAATTCACCTTACTCCTGCAGGCAAATTCCTTCGCGATACTGTGATTAAAATGCAAAACGATGAAAATGTACTGCATGGAAAACTTGCTTTTTTTGAAACAGGAAAACAAGTTTTTAAACTAGGTGCGACCCGAACGATTGGAGAATTTAGTCTTGAAACAAAACTCTCAAGCTATATAAAAGCACATCCTGAAATTGAGCTGCACTTTATCGTTGACAATACAGAAAATCTATTGCACCAAATCGATGAAGGATCTCTTCCATGTGCATTTGTAGAAGGATTTTTTGATTTAAATCAATATGATTTTGCACCCTTTCGCACTGAAAACTTTCTGGCGGTCTGCTCCAAAAATCATTTATTTCACCATAAAATCAAAACCGTCTATGATTTGACCGATGAAACTCTACTGCTGCGAGAGCCAGGCTCTGGGACTAGAGAAATATTAAAACAGTTCTTATATTTTCAAAATATGAGGATTGAAAATTTCCATAACATTGTACAGATAGACAGCATGCATGTCATTCTGAAATTGTTGGAACAAGACGCCGGCATTAGCTTTATGTATCAAATGGCAGCTCAAAAAAGAATTCAGCAAGATATTTTACGTTCCATTCCGCTCAGAGGCCTTCCCGTACAGCATGAACTCTCTCTTGTTTGGAAACGGGGAAGTCAATACTCGAAAGAATATAAAGCTTTATGCCAAGATTTCTCAAAAGAATAA
- the speB gene encoding agmatinase yields MLNKNVETFLACDSPYKNAKVVLYGAPFDSTTSFRPGARFGSSAIRHESFGLETYSPYQEKDLLDCSVFDSGDLELCFGDPELALGGIENRAKIILEDGKLPFLLGGEHLVTLGAIRAVAQKYPDVCMVHFDAHTDLRDDYLGSKLSHACVLRRCWEILGNNRIFQFGIRSGDRSEFLWGASHVETHKFNLDGLKETLQQLKGRPIYFTLDLDVLDPACFPGTGTPEAGGIFFPELLHAIEEIGQDANVVACDVNELCPSLDQSGASTALACKIVRELLLALS; encoded by the coding sequence ATGTTGAATAAAAATGTAGAAACGTTTCTGGCATGCGACAGTCCTTATAAAAATGCCAAAGTTGTGCTCTATGGAGCGCCATTTGATTCCACCACTTCTTTTCGTCCGGGTGCACGCTTCGGCAGCAGTGCAATCCGACACGAATCCTTCGGGCTTGAAACATACAGTCCTTATCAAGAAAAAGATCTGCTTGACTGTTCCGTATTTGACAGCGGTGACCTGGAACTCTGCTTTGGTGATCCCGAGCTTGCCCTTGGAGGAATCGAAAACCGCGCCAAAATTATTTTGGAAGACGGAAAACTTCCCTTTTTGCTGGGTGGAGAACATCTGGTGACGCTTGGTGCTATACGCGCCGTAGCACAAAAATATCCTGACGTTTGTATGGTGCACTTCGATGCACACACAGATCTGCGGGATGATTATCTAGGTTCTAAACTTTCTCACGCCTGTGTTTTGCGCCGGTGTTGGGAAATCTTAGGGAACAATCGTATTTTTCAGTTTGGGATTCGTTCCGGCGACCGCAGCGAATTTTTATGGGGCGCTTCTCATGTAGAAACCCATAAGTTTAACTTAGATGGCCTTAAGGAAACGCTCCAGCAACTAAAGGGGCGTCCTATTTACTTTACTCTGGATTTAGACGTTCTTGATCCGGCTTGCTTCCCGGGAACAGGAACCCCGGAAGCCGGGGGAATCTTTTTCCCTGAATTGCTTCATGCTATCGAAGAAATTGGACAAGATGCTAATGTCGTCGCCTGTGATGTAAATGAGCTTTGTCCAAGTCTGGACCAAAGCGGTGCTTCTACTGCGCTTGCCTGCAAAATTGTACGTGAGCTATTGTTGGCTCTCTCTTGA
- a CDS encoding aminotransferase class I/II-fold pyridoxal phosphate-dependent enzyme, which produces MQLDQTQAPLYEALQRFKKMRVVPFDVPGHKRGRGNPELLNFLGKDCVGIDVNSMKPLDNLCHPVSVIRDAEALAADAFHAAHAFFLVNGTTSAVQSMILTACKRGDKIILPRNVHRSSINALVLCGAIPIYVNPEVNHQLGIALGMSVKQVEKAIHENPDAKAVFVNNPTYYGICSDLTAIVKLAHAHGMMVLVDEAHGTHFYFGRRMPVSAMEAGADMAAVSMHKSGGSLTQSSLLLIGPNVSPGYVNQIINLTQTTSASYLLMVSLDISRRNLALSGREIFRKVQDLAQYGREEINRIGGYYAYSEELINGDSIFDFDTTKLSIYTLGIGLAGIEVYDILRDEYDIQVEFGDLGNILAYISMGDRVQDLERLVSALSEIARRYRREKTGLLTQEYLPPQVVLSPQEAFYADKISLPLMETKGRVCSEFVMCYPPGIPILAPGERITEDILQYICYAKEKGCSMTGPEDPKVDHLNVIE; this is translated from the coding sequence ATGCAGCTTGATCAAACCCAAGCCCCACTTTATGAGGCTTTACAGCGCTTTAAAAAAATGCGCGTAGTCCCCTTTGATGTGCCCGGGCATAAAAGAGGCCGTGGAAATCCGGAGCTCCTCAATTTTTTGGGAAAAGACTGTGTTGGCATCGATGTCAATTCCATGAAACCGCTGGATAATCTTTGCCACCCGGTTTCGGTAATTCGGGATGCGGAAGCTCTTGCCGCAGATGCTTTTCATGCGGCACATGCCTTTTTTCTGGTGAACGGTACAACGAGCGCCGTCCAAAGTATGATTCTGACTGCCTGCAAGCGCGGAGATAAAATCATTTTGCCGCGCAATGTTCACCGCAGCAGTATTAATGCACTGGTCCTTTGTGGAGCTATTCCAATTTATGTAAACCCAGAAGTGAATCATCAGCTTGGCATTGCTCTTGGGATGTCAGTTAAACAGGTAGAAAAAGCGATTCATGAAAATCCGGATGCAAAAGCGGTGTTTGTCAATAACCCAACCTACTATGGAATCTGTTCTGATTTAACCGCCATCGTAAAACTTGCGCATGCTCACGGCATGATGGTTCTGGTTGATGAAGCTCATGGAACTCATTTTTATTTTGGGCGCAGAATGCCTGTCTCCGCCATGGAAGCTGGTGCCGATATGGCAGCTGTCAGCATGCACAAATCCGGCGGCAGCCTAACGCAGAGCTCTCTGTTATTAATCGGTCCAAATGTCAGTCCGGGTTATGTCAACCAAATCATTAATCTCACACAGACAACAAGTGCTTCCTATCTTCTGATGGTCAGCCTTGATATTTCCAGAAGAAATCTGGCACTTTCCGGAAGAGAAATCTTCCGAAAGGTACAGGATCTTGCCCAGTATGGCCGAGAAGAAATCAACCGCATCGGCGGCTATTATGCTTATTCTGAAGAACTGATAAACGGGGACAGTATTTTTGATTTTGATACCACAAAGCTTTCCATCTATACTTTAGGAATTGGTCTTGCCGGGATCGAAGTTTATGATATTTTACGGGATGAGTACGATATTCAGGTAGAATTCGGAGATCTCGGAAATATCTTAGCCTATATCTCCATGGGGGACCGTGTCCAGGATCTGGAACGTCTTGTCAGTGCACTCTCCGAAATTGCTCGTCGATATCGCCGGGAAAAAACAGGATTGTTAACACAGGAGTATCTTCCCCCGCAGGTCGTCCTCTCTCCACAGGAAGCCTTTTATGCGGATAAAATTTCTCTTCCTCTGATGGAAACAAAAGGCCGAGTCTGCAGTGAGTTTGTCATGTGCTATCCCCCCGGAATTCCGATTCTGGCGCCAGGTGAGCGCATTACTGAAGATATTCTGCAATATATTTGCTATGCCAAAGAAAAGGGCTGTTCCATGACCGGCCCGGAAGATCCAAAAGTTGATCACCTCAATGTGATTGAATAG
- a CDS encoding YeiH family protein, protein MNFMRKNGLGILLSLAIAIPSWFLGKVFPIIGGAVIAILAGMIITLLIRDKSRFDSGIKFISKKVLQWAVILLGFGLNLNVVVTTGKQSLPIILCTISTSLIIAYVMHKVLHTPSKTSTLIGVGSSICGGSAIAATAPVIGADDDEVAQSISVIFFFNVLAAIFFPMLGQVMGFSTSSGEAFGIFAGTAVNDTSSVTAAASTWDSMWGLGSATLDKAVTVKLTRTLAIIPITLVLAFIESRKAKMAIHTDGTSKSVFHLKDIFPFFILYFIAASVITTVALNFGIPASSFMPMKELSKFFIVLAMAAIGLNSNIVKLIKTGGKPLLMGLCCWIGITGVSLLMQHVMHLW, encoded by the coding sequence GTGAATTTTATGAGGAAAAATGGATTGGGAATTTTATTGTCTTTGGCAATTGCGATCCCGTCTTGGTTTTTAGGAAAAGTGTTTCCAATTATAGGGGGAGCTGTCATTGCCATTTTAGCGGGCATGATTATTACACTGCTGATTCGGGATAAATCCAGATTCGATAGTGGGATTAAATTTATTTCAAAAAAAGTTTTGCAGTGGGCCGTTATATTACTTGGATTTGGGCTCAATTTAAACGTAGTGGTAACGACTGGAAAACAATCTCTTCCGATTATTTTATGTACGATTTCGACCTCATTGATCATAGCTTATGTGATGCATAAAGTTTTGCATACCCCATCAAAAACTTCTACTTTAATTGGAGTAGGGTCTTCTATTTGTGGAGGTTCTGCGATTGCGGCAACGGCGCCTGTCATTGGTGCAGATGATGACGAAGTTGCGCAGTCCATTTCTGTAATCTTCTTCTTTAATGTGTTAGCTGCAATCTTTTTCCCGATGCTTGGACAAGTCATGGGGTTTAGTACATCCAGCGGAGAAGCTTTTGGAATTTTTGCAGGGACGGCCGTCAATGATACTTCTTCCGTTACGGCTGCGGCATCTACTTGGGATAGCATGTGGGGCCTTGGTTCTGCAACTTTGGATAAAGCGGTTACAGTCAAATTAACCCGTACCTTGGCGATCATTCCGATCACACTCGTCTTAGCTTTTATAGAATCCCGAAAAGCTAAAATGGCCATTCATACGGATGGAACTTCGAAGTCTGTGTTTCACCTAAAAGATATTTTTCCATTTTTTATTTTGTATTTTATTGCCGCTTCTGTGATCACAACGGTTGCTTTAAACTTTGGAATTCCCGCAAGCAGCTTTATGCCGATGAAAGAATTGAGTAAATTTTTTATTGTTTTGGCGATGGCAGCAATCGGACTCAATTCGAATATTGTTAAGTTGATCAAAACCGGCGGGAAACCTCTTTTGATGGGACTATGCTGCTGGATTGGAATTACCGGAGTTAGCCTTCTTATGCAGCATGTCATGCATTTATGGTAA
- the nspC gene encoding carboxynorspermidine decarboxylase, giving the protein MNFSELPTPCYVIDETLLEQNLKILKGVIDRTGCKILLAQKAFSCYALYPLCRQYLSGTSSSGLYEVRLGKEEFGKENHVFSPAYREEEFPELLNDCDHIVFNSFSQLERFGGRAFAAGKEIGLRLNPQYSTQKGHEIYDPCAKNSRLGITLQNFREDLLEHVSGFHFHTLCEQNSDALEATVSAVEQQFSPWFSQIKWLNLGGGHHITRPGYDIPRLERCIHHLKDTYHLEIYLEPGEAVALNAGFLVTSVLDTLQNGMPIAILDTSAACHMPDVLEMPYRPPLMNAGLPGEKAITYRLGGPTCLSGDIIGDYSFSSPLKPGDRLAFEDMAIYSMVKNNTFNGMPLPAIVVKEKNGNYRILHKFGYEDFKMRLS; this is encoded by the coding sequence ATGAATTTTTCCGAATTGCCTACTCCCTGTTATGTAATTGACGAAACACTTCTGGAGCAGAATCTCAAGATTTTAAAAGGGGTAATAGACCGCACCGGCTGTAAAATTCTCTTAGCACAAAAAGCATTTTCCTGCTATGCGCTTTATCCGCTTTGCCGCCAGTATCTATCGGGAACCAGCTCTAGCGGTCTTTATGAAGTACGCCTTGGAAAAGAAGAATTTGGGAAAGAGAATCACGTCTTTTCTCCTGCCTATCGAGAAGAGGAATTCCCAGAATTATTAAATGACTGCGACCATATTGTTTTTAACTCGTTTTCACAGCTTGAACGATTTGGAGGCCGTGCATTTGCTGCCGGAAAAGAGATCGGGCTGCGTCTAAATCCTCAGTATTCCACCCAAAAAGGGCATGAAATCTATGATCCCTGCGCCAAAAATTCTCGTCTTGGAATTACACTCCAGAATTTTCGGGAGGATCTTTTAGAGCATGTTTCCGGATTTCATTTTCATACCCTTTGTGAACAGAATTCTGATGCTTTAGAGGCTACCGTTTCCGCGGTAGAACAGCAGTTTTCTCCATGGTTTTCCCAGATTAAGTGGCTCAATTTAGGCGGCGGCCATCACATCACCCGCCCCGGCTATGATATTCCTCGTTTGGAGCGTTGTATCCACCATTTAAAGGATACTTATCACCTGGAAATTTATTTGGAACCCGGAGAAGCAGTGGCTTTAAATGCCGGTTTTCTGGTAACTTCTGTGTTGGATACACTTCAAAACGGCATGCCGATCGCAATTTTAGATACTTCAGCTGCATGTCATATGCCGGATGTTTTGGAAATGCCTTATCGGCCGCCGCTGATGAATGCGGGACTACCGGGTGAAAAAGCCATCACCTATCGGCTGGGTGGCCCCACCTGTCTTTCCGGGGACATCATTGGAGATTACAGTTTTTCTTCTCCTTTAAAACCCGGTGACCGACTGGCTTTTGAGGATATGGCAATTTACTCTATGGTCAAAAATAATACCTTCAATGGAATGCCTCTGCCTGCGATTGTGGTAAAAGAAAAGAATGGAAACTACAGAATTTTACACAAATTTGGATATGAGGACTTTAAAATGCGTCTTAGTTAA
- the ggt gene encoding gamma-glutamyltransferase: protein MGKLRKAIALLLAVGITVSVAGCGTGTSSSSVSSASVSDTTNDNHTLYNSLDNFQLYDENGTLLRSGRNAESEDKTMVSTGKYEATKIGLQILENGGNAIDAAAAIGFALGLVEPNASGLGGGGFMTIHLANGTNRFIDFESCAPAAATSSMWTFDEESKQANQSSQNTHQEKNVQNLANHIGAKAVGVPGEVAGMLYALQKYGTQSSKAILDPVIQLANTGFTVTPTFTQELSDSKVRMDGYPEFGKLFLRSDGSAYETGDIFTNQDYADTLGLIEKNGVKGFYEGEVAEKIVNMVNLYGGNLTLEDLKNYKVKDTTPLVSSYRGYQILSAPSPYTGGAALTQTLKVLENFNLSQIGEESPEELSLFSKTFQVVNLDLQKYLQSSSKTSSSSFQNILSSNHAQDLAYWMTQNPNVQVTLPKSSVQVIETESDTSCYSVTDKMGNVVTVTQTVNDSFGSSICADGYGFMLNSVMGDFSTDSTSLNCVSSSKRPLSTMSPTIVLNQDGTPLLSFGIADRTQIPSLAAQILTKVIDHQKGLQEAVNSPRIDPSAIGESKITYEDRFSDDVVQTLSALGYQMTKSDSWDKATGEFQGILFRLDGVLEGAADPRWDGKALG from the coding sequence ATGGGAAAATTACGAAAAGCAATCGCTTTGCTTCTGGCAGTGGGAATCACTGTATCAGTAGCGGGCTGCGGCACCGGAACGTCGTCATCTTCGGTTTCGTCAGCTTCTGTTTCTGATACAACAAACGATAATCATACATTGTATAATTCTTTGGATAATTTTCAGCTGTATGATGAAAACGGAACGCTTTTGAGAAGCGGAAGAAACGCTGAAAGTGAAGATAAAACAATGGTTTCCACAGGGAAATATGAGGCGACAAAAATCGGTCTGCAGATTCTCGAAAATGGTGGAAATGCGATCGATGCCGCAGCAGCGATCGGGTTTGCATTGGGGCTGGTAGAGCCTAACGCTTCCGGATTAGGCGGCGGCGGATTTATGACAATTCATCTGGCAAACGGGACAAATCGTTTTATTGATTTTGAAAGCTGTGCTCCGGCTGCAGCTACTTCTTCTATGTGGACCTTTGATGAAGAATCCAAACAGGCAAATCAGTCTTCACAAAATACGCATCAGGAAAAGAATGTTCAGAATCTGGCAAATCATATTGGTGCTAAGGCGGTAGGGGTTCCCGGAGAAGTCGCTGGAATGCTTTATGCATTGCAAAAATATGGAACCCAAAGCTCTAAAGCCATTTTAGATCCGGTGATTCAACTTGCAAATACAGGATTTACGGTCACGCCGACTTTTACACAGGAACTTTCTGACAGTAAAGTAAGAATGGACGGATATCCCGAATTTGGGAAGCTGTTTCTTCGCTCGGATGGGTCTGCCTATGAGACCGGTGATATTTTTACAAATCAAGACTATGCCGATACACTTGGTTTGATCGAAAAGAATGGAGTAAAAGGTTTTTATGAGGGAGAAGTCGCAGAAAAGATCGTGAATATGGTCAACCTGTATGGTGGAAACCTAACTTTGGAAGATTTAAAAAATTACAAAGTAAAAGACACCACTCCATTGGTTAGTTCTTATCGTGGATACCAGATCCTTTCTGCTCCTTCTCCTTATACAGGAGGTGCCGCTCTTACACAAACATTAAAGGTTTTAGAGAATTTTAATCTTTCTCAAATTGGCGAAGAAAGTCCGGAGGAGCTGTCACTATTTTCAAAAACATTTCAGGTGGTAAATCTGGATTTACAAAAATATCTGCAATCTTCAAGTAAGACTTCTTCTTCAAGCTTTCAAAATATTTTGAGCTCCAATCACGCACAAGATCTGGCATACTGGATGACCCAAAATCCAAATGTTCAGGTTACTTTGCCGAAGTCTTCCGTTCAGGTAATTGAGACGGAAAGCGATACGTCATGCTATTCTGTTACAGATAAAATGGGGAATGTTGTTACGGTGACGCAGACTGTGAATGATTCATTTGGATCTAGCATCTGCGCAGATGGATATGGATTTATGCTCAACAGCGTGATGGGGGATTTTTCTACGGATAGTACAAGTTTAAATTGCGTATCCAGCAGTAAACGTCCGCTTTCGACGATGAGCCCAACCATTGTGTTGAACCAAGATGGAACCCCACTTCTATCCTTCGGAATTGCAGATCGGACGCAGATACCGTCTTTGGCGGCACAGATTCTGACGAAAGTGATCGATCACCAAAAAGGGTTGCAGGAAGCTGTGAATTCTCCCAGGATAGATCCTTCTGCAATTGGAGAGAGTAAAATTACTTATGAAGATCGTTTTTCGGATGATGTGGTACAGACATTGTCGGCTCTTGGCTATCAGATGACAAAATCGGACTCTTGGGATAAAGCTACCGGCGAGTTCCAGGGAATCCTTTTTAGGCTCGACGGCGTTTTAGAGGGAGCAGCGGATCCCAGATGGGACGGAAAAGCCCTTGGATAA
- a CDS encoding peptidylprolyl isomerase: MSNPIVTFKTNQGTFKAELYPEIAPNTVYNFISLVQKGFYNGTIFHRVIPGFMIQGGDPEGSGMGGPGYSIAGEFSQNGFQNDLKHTPGVLSMARSMMPNSAGSQFFVMVADAPHLDGQYAAFGKVIEGMEIPQKIVASKRDYSDRPYEDQVMEEVTVETFGTSYPQPEKSGKR; this comes from the coding sequence ATGAGCAATCCAATTGTAACTTTTAAGACCAATCAGGGTACCTTTAAAGCAGAACTTTATCCGGAAATTGCCCCAAATACAGTTTATAATTTTATCAGTCTTGTCCAAAAAGGATTTTATAATGGAACCATTTTTCATCGTGTCATTCCTGGATTTATGATTCAAGGCGGCGACCCGGAAGGTTCTGGAATGGGTGGCCCTGGATATTCGATTGCAGGTGAATTTTCTCAAAACGGATTTCAGAACGATCTGAAACACACCCCCGGTGTCCTGAGCATGGCACGCAGCATGATGCCTAATTCTGCCGGAAGTCAGTTCTTTGTCATGGTAGCAGATGCTCCTCATCTGGACGGACAGTATGCGGCCTTCGGAAAAGTGATCGAAGGGATGGAAATTCCTCAGAAAATTGTTGCTTCCAAACGCGATTACAGCGACCGTCCCTATGAAGATCAGGTCATGGAAGAAGTGACTGTCGAAACCTTCGGCACCTCCTATCCGCAGCCTGAAAAATCCGGAAAACGATAA
- the speE gene encoding polyamine aminopropyltransferase: MELWFTEAHTPFVDFSIKVDRQLFSGQSDFQRIDVFDSKEFGRFLTLDGYMMLTEKDEFIYHEMITHVPMAVHPHVKNVLVIGGGDGGVVRELTRYPDIKSIDLVEIDELVVEVCKKYLPQTACRLSDPRVHIFYEDGLKFIRSCNDQYDLIIVDSTDPFGPGEGLFTREFYGNCYKALHEDGILVNQHESPFYDGDAAAMQRAHKRIVESFPISRIYQAQIPTYPSGYWLFGFASKKYHPVHDLNAAAWNLLGIPTRYYNTKLHAGAFALPTYVEELLHDVE; the protein is encoded by the coding sequence ATGGAACTTTGGTTTACTGAAGCGCATACCCCATTTGTTGATTTCTCGATCAAAGTAGATCGTCAGCTTTTTAGTGGACAAAGCGATTTTCAGAGGATCGATGTGTTTGATTCTAAAGAATTCGGCCGCTTTTTAACGTTGGACGGTTATATGATGCTGACCGAAAAAGACGAATTTATCTACCACGAAATGATTACCCACGTACCGATGGCAGTTCATCCTCATGTAAAAAATGTTCTGGTGATCGGCGGAGGTGACGGCGGAGTGGTACGGGAATTGACCCGCTATCCGGACATTAAATCAATCGATCTTGTGGAAATCGATGAATTGGTTGTAGAAGTCTGCAAAAAATATCTTCCGCAGACCGCGTGCCGTCTTTCTGACCCGCGGGTTCATATTTTCTATGAAGACGGGCTCAAATTTATCCGCTCCTGCAATGATCAATACGATTTGATTATTGTAGATTCCACTGATCCTTTTGGTCCGGGAGAAGGACTTTTTACGAGAGAATTTTATGGCAACTGCTATAAAGCACTTCATGAAGATGGAATTCTCGTCAATCAGCATGAAAGTCCTTTTTATGATGGTGATGCTGCTGCTATGCAGCGTGCACATAAGCGAATTGTCGAGAGTTTTCCCATCAGCCGAATCTACCAGGCACAAATTCCTACTTACCCTTCCGGTTACTGGCTGTTTGGGTTTGCCTCTAAAAAATATCACCCCGTACACGATCTGAATGCAGCTGCATGGAATCTTCTTGGAATTCCTACTCGCTATTACAATACAAAACTACATGCAGGTGCTTTCGCCCTGCCCACTTATGTAGAGGAGCTTTTACACGATGTTGAATAA